In Rhinolophus ferrumequinum isolate MPI-CBG mRhiFer1 chromosome 18, mRhiFer1_v1.p, whole genome shotgun sequence, a genomic segment contains:
- the ALPK1 gene encoding alpha-protein kinase 1 isoform X3 encodes MKWPFVPEKWQYKQAVGPEDKTNLQDVIGAALQQLLVSLKASILTRDSATAAAILFLSDRLLYGLDLSSQLLQIAKGLHRLWPATPMAPQLLIRQARVSVNSGRLLKAEYILSSLVSRRRAAGTWLYRNESDKLLVQAVCIQIRGQILQKLGMWYEAAELTWASVVGYLSLPQPDKKGISTSLGILADIFVSMSEKDYEKFKSNPQVNLGLLSESEHRLLSAAEACKLAAACSPYTPLFVLTAMNIRGTCLLSYGSSNDCPPGRKSVYVCEAKEAFEIGLLTKRHDEPVTGKQELHSFLKAAFGLTIAHGRLHGDMEAVRTARQLCREAVGKLYAVRILAGRQNRDTLSREIMSLVAQVKGHLQVRSFSNFDDRSYVPASFRCGLEKPILHEPVDFQKVLETYSQHHTSVCEVFESTCENNTSKQKAASTGVCITALRTETKSIDTVGTQDNACFQRGPRTAENGQDTLKGAGRGTGTPPDTFGVSLDSGVETETAESPAHSSVTRAALDTCPTDSQTCSSRSRFSALRSPVSWEEGRDHAADRPPGNEPGEERPVAPRCPAALSEESETHGHSRVAGVLSSERQGLSLQVSAEGSLESPESHRHKPLPPTVPAERGLEDTPQLTSVGPTNSSACSRASLSPASQPSSASGQPKNMSTCALIQEEETSETTDEFPEISCDAKDRRGEKGTELKRATGPPSEDSASWVDPEGDTVDPPRTMDGSLGESLMMACGSFTPPRPVQIPDPGQSGGSDREQDPEPDAPTGDRDGQLPQGMAAQHPGLRGSHRRGQDAETRRCSGSGACPCPALDEDCTTTEAGSWPGNALGGCGDASSPLPSERCWKSPAVPSGSEGGGPRSGVDPRGSSSGALSGPTRQDGLEPRTLQPDDLEKLLAGVSHGWLLRRLENTGVFKSSRLHRAYDALLLKYSKKSELWTAQETAVYLGGYLNVKKKGRQRNAIWVHYLHQEETLGRYVGKEYKEPKGLWCHFADVQRQVTAQHYVTEFNKRLYEQQIPTQIFYIPSVVLLILEGKTIKGCISVEPYILGEFVKLSNNTKVVKTEYKATEYGLAYGHFSYEFSGHRDVVVDLQGWVTGNGKGLIYLTDPQIHSVDQKDVTSNFGKRGIFYFFNNQHVECNEICRRLSLTRPSIEKLNNP; translated from the exons GGAGACTCCTGAAAGCCGAGTACATCCTGAGTAGTCTGGTCAGCAGGCGCAGGGCAGCAG GTACCTGGCTGTACAGAAACGAGAGTGACAAGCTCCTGGTGCAGGCGGTCTGCATACAGATCAGAGGGCAAATTCTGCAAAAGCTAG GGATGTGGTACGAAGCAGCAGAGCTAACGTGGGCCTCAGTTGTAGGATATCTAAGCCTCCCCCAGCCAGACAAAAAG GGCATCTCTACGTCACTAGGGATCCTGGCAGACATCTTTGTTTCCATGAGTGAGAAGGATTACGAAAAGTTTAAAAGCAACCCACAGGTGAACTTG GGACTGCTGAGTGAGTCTGAGCACCGTTTACTGTCGGCCGCGGAGGCCTGCAAGCTGGCAGCTGCCTGCAGCCCCTACACGCCCCTCTTCGTGCTCACAGCCATG AATATCCGTGGCACGTGCCTGCTGTCGTATGGAAGTTCTAATGACTGTCCTCCAGGAAggaaaagtgtgtatgtgtgtgaggccAAAGAGGCCTTTGAAATTGGCCTCCTCACCAAGAGACACGACGAGCCAGTTACTGGAAAACAGGAGCTCCACAGTTTTCTCAAAGCTGCGTTCGGTCTCACTATAGCGCACGGAAGGCTCCATGGGGATATGGAGGCAGTCCGCACGGCCAGACAGCTGTGCAGGGAGGCCGTAGGGAAGCTGTACGCGGTCAGAATTCTGGCAGGACGGCAGAATAGAGACACCCTCTCTCGGGAGATCATGTCTCTGGTCGCCCAGGTGAAGGGTCATTTGCAGGTTCGAAGCTTTTCCAATTTCGATGACAGGTCCTATGTTCCAGCGAGCTTCAGGTGTGGGCTGGAAAAACCCATCTTGCATGAGCCAGTGGACTTCCAAAAAGTCCTTGAAACCTATTCACAGCACCATACTTCAGTGTGTGAAGTATTTGAAAGCACGTGTGAAAACAACACGAGTAAACAGAAAGCTGCAAGCACAGGGGTGTGTATCACTGCActaagaacagaaacaaaaagcataGATACTGTGGGAACCCAAGACAACGCATGTTTCCAGAGAGGCCCGAGAACAGCCGAGAACGGGCAGGACACACTGAAGGGGGCCGGAAGGGGAACTGGCACCCCCCCTGACACTTTCGGGGTATCCTTGGATAGCGGGGTGGAGACGGAGACCGCCGAGTCGCCAGCCCACAGCAGTGTGACCCGGGCTGCTCTGGACACGTGCCCAACTGACAGCCAGACCTGCAGTTCTCGGAGCAGGTTCTCAGCGCTCCGCTCTCCCGTGAGCTGGGAGGAAGGGCGTGATCACGCCGCTGACAGGCCCCCGGGAAACGAGCCTGGGGAGGAACGGCCTGTGGCCCCTAGGTGCCCTGCTGCCCTGTCTGAAGAGTCAGAGACCCACGGGCACAGCAGAGTGGCAGGCGTACTGTCTTCTGAGCGCCAGGGTCTCTCTTTGCAGGTGTCCGCCGAGGGCAGTTTAGAGTCTCCTGAGAGTCACCGCCACAAGCCCCTGCCCCCAACCGTCCCTGCTGAAAGAGGGCTGGAGGACACGCCCCAACTCACAAGTGTGGGACCCACAAATTCTTCCGCTTGCTCCAGAGCCTCACTGAGTCCTGCTTCCCAGCCCTCTTCTGCTTCTGGTCAGCCCAAGAACATGTCCACATGTGCTTTGATCCAAGAAGAGGAAACCTCTGAAACAACCGATGAGTTTCCAGAAATCAGCTGTGACGCCAAGGACAGGCGcggggagaagggaacagagctGAAAAGGGCCACCGGGCCCCCATCTGAGGACAGCGCCTCCTGGGTTGACCCAGAAGGAGACACAGTGGACCCTCCTAGGACTATGGACGGTTCTCTGGGCGAAAGTCTCATGATGGCTTGTGGCTCTTTCACTCCTCCTCGTCCTGTTCAAATTCCTGATCCAGGACAGAGTGGAGGCTCCGACCGGGAGCAGGACCCTGAACCGGACGCCCCCACGGGAGACAGGGACGGCCAGCTGCCCCAGGGCATGGCTGCTCAGCACCCCGGGCTGCGTGGCTCCCACAGGCGTGGCCAGGACGCTGAGACCCGCCGCTGCTCTGGAAGCGGTgcctgtccctgccctgccctggacGAGGACTGCACTACCACCGAGGCAGGGAGCTGGCCGGGAAACGCGCTGGGCGGCTGCGGGGACGCCAGCTCGCCCTTGCCCTCGGAGCGCTGCTGGAAATCTCCTGCAGTTCCCAGCGGCTCTGAGGGGGGCGGCCCACGGTCGGGTGTGGACCCCAGGGGGAGCTCTTCTGGCGCATTGTCAGGGCCGACAAGGCAGGATGGCCTCGAGCCGCGCACCCTGCAGCCTGATGACCTGGAGAAACTGCTGGCAGGGGTGAGTCACGGCTGGCTGCTCCGGAGACTGGAGAACACGGGCGTTTTTAAGTCCAGCCGACTCCACCGGGCCTACG aTGCTCTTTTGTTGAAATATTCTAAGAAATCCGAACTGTGGACAGCCCAGGAAACTGCTGTATATTTGGGGGGCTACCTGAACGTGAAGAAGAAAGGCAGACAAAGAAATGCGATTTGGGTTCATTATCTTCATCAAGAAGAGACTCTGGGCAG GTATGTTGGGAAAGAGTACAAGGAACCAAAGGGGCTCTGGTGCCACTTTGCCGACGTGCAACGGCAGGTGACTGCGCAGCACTACGTCACAGAATTCAACAAGAGGCTGTACGAGCAGCAGATCCCAACACAGATATTCTACATCCCCTCTGTGGTACTGCTG attttagaggGCAAAACAATAAAGGGATGCATCAGTGTGGAGCCTTACATACTGGGAGAATTTGTTAAACTATCAAATAACACGAAAGTGGTGAAAACAGAATACAAAGCCACAGAATACGGCTTGGCCTACGGCCATTTTTCTTACGAGTTCTCCGGTCACAGAGATGTCGTGGTCGACTTACAAG GTTGGGTGACCGGTAATGGAAAAGGGCTCATCTACCTCACAGATCCCCAGATTCACTCTGTCGATCAGAAAGATGTCACCTCCAATTTTGGAAAAAGGGGGATTTTCTACTTCTTCAATAACCAGCACGTGGAATGTAATGAAATATGCCGTCGTCTTTCTCTGACAAGACCTTCGATTGAGAAACTAAATAACCCATAA
- the ALPK1 gene encoding alpha-protein kinase 1 isoform X2, with translation MRAVSDRELPSVPVFSLQGISTSLGILADIFVSMSEKDYEKFKSNPQVNLGLLSESEHRLLSAAEACKLAAACSPYTPLFVLTAMNIRGTCLLSYGSSNDCPPGRKSVYVCEAKEAFEIGLLTKRHDEPVTGKQELHSFLKAAFGLTIAHGRLHGDMEAVRTARQLCREAVGKLYAVRILAGRQNRDTLSREIMSLVAQVKGHLQVRSFSNFDDRSYVPASFRCGLEKPILHEPVDFQKVLETYSQHHTSVCEVFESTCENNTSKQKAASTGVCITALRTETKSIDTVGTQDNACFQRGPRTAENGQDTLKGAGRGTGTPPDTFGVSLDSGVETETAESPAHSSVTRAALDTCPTDSQTCSSRSRFSALRSPVSWEEGRDHAADRPPGNEPGEERPVAPRCPAALSEESETHGHSRVAGVLSSERQGLSLQVSAEGSLESPESHRHKPLPPTVPAERGLEDTPQLTSVGPTNSSACSRASLSPASQPSSASGQPKNMSTCALIQEEETSETTDEFPEISCDAKDRRGEKGTELKRATGPPSEDSASWVDPEGDTVDPPRTMDGSLGESLMMACGSFTPPRPVQIPDPGQSGGSDREQDPEPDAPTGDRDGQLPQGMAAQHPGLRGSHRRGQDAETRRCSGSGACPCPALDEDCTTTEAGSWPGNALGGCGDASSPLPSERCWKSPAVPSGSEGGGPRSGVDPRGSSSGALSGPTRQDGLEPRTLQPDDLEKLLAGVSHGWLLRRLENTGVFKSSRLHRAYDALLLKYSKKSELWTAQETAVYLGGYLNVKKKGRQRNAIWVHYLHQEETLGRYVGKEYKEPKGLWCHFADVQRQVTAQHYVTEFNKRLYEQQIPTQIFYIPSVVLLILEGKTIKGCISVEPYILGEFVKLSNNTKVVKTEYKATEYGLAYGHFSYEFSGHRDVVVDLQGWVTGNGKGLIYLTDPQIHSVDQKDVTSNFGKRGIFYFFNNQHVECTCTTQPGPCGLRWRVAGSGQ, from the exons ATGAGAGCAGTGAGTGACCGTGAATTGCCGTCCGTGCCTGTGTTTTCCTTGCAGGGCATCTCTACGTCACTAGGGATCCTGGCAGACATCTTTGTTTCCATGAGTGAGAAGGATTACGAAAAGTTTAAAAGCAACCCACAGGTGAACTTG GGACTGCTGAGTGAGTCTGAGCACCGTTTACTGTCGGCCGCGGAGGCCTGCAAGCTGGCAGCTGCCTGCAGCCCCTACACGCCCCTCTTCGTGCTCACAGCCATG AATATCCGTGGCACGTGCCTGCTGTCGTATGGAAGTTCTAATGACTGTCCTCCAGGAAggaaaagtgtgtatgtgtgtgaggccAAAGAGGCCTTTGAAATTGGCCTCCTCACCAAGAGACACGACGAGCCAGTTACTGGAAAACAGGAGCTCCACAGTTTTCTCAAAGCTGCGTTCGGTCTCACTATAGCGCACGGAAGGCTCCATGGGGATATGGAGGCAGTCCGCACGGCCAGACAGCTGTGCAGGGAGGCCGTAGGGAAGCTGTACGCGGTCAGAATTCTGGCAGGACGGCAGAATAGAGACACCCTCTCTCGGGAGATCATGTCTCTGGTCGCCCAGGTGAAGGGTCATTTGCAGGTTCGAAGCTTTTCCAATTTCGATGACAGGTCCTATGTTCCAGCGAGCTTCAGGTGTGGGCTGGAAAAACCCATCTTGCATGAGCCAGTGGACTTCCAAAAAGTCCTTGAAACCTATTCACAGCACCATACTTCAGTGTGTGAAGTATTTGAAAGCACGTGTGAAAACAACACGAGTAAACAGAAAGCTGCAAGCACAGGGGTGTGTATCACTGCActaagaacagaaacaaaaagcataGATACTGTGGGAACCCAAGACAACGCATGTTTCCAGAGAGGCCCGAGAACAGCCGAGAACGGGCAGGACACACTGAAGGGGGCCGGAAGGGGAACTGGCACCCCCCCTGACACTTTCGGGGTATCCTTGGATAGCGGGGTGGAGACGGAGACCGCCGAGTCGCCAGCCCACAGCAGTGTGACCCGGGCTGCTCTGGACACGTGCCCAACTGACAGCCAGACCTGCAGTTCTCGGAGCAGGTTCTCAGCGCTCCGCTCTCCCGTGAGCTGGGAGGAAGGGCGTGATCACGCCGCTGACAGGCCCCCGGGAAACGAGCCTGGGGAGGAACGGCCTGTGGCCCCTAGGTGCCCTGCTGCCCTGTCTGAAGAGTCAGAGACCCACGGGCACAGCAGAGTGGCAGGCGTACTGTCTTCTGAGCGCCAGGGTCTCTCTTTGCAGGTGTCCGCCGAGGGCAGTTTAGAGTCTCCTGAGAGTCACCGCCACAAGCCCCTGCCCCCAACCGTCCCTGCTGAAAGAGGGCTGGAGGACACGCCCCAACTCACAAGTGTGGGACCCACAAATTCTTCCGCTTGCTCCAGAGCCTCACTGAGTCCTGCTTCCCAGCCCTCTTCTGCTTCTGGTCAGCCCAAGAACATGTCCACATGTGCTTTGATCCAAGAAGAGGAAACCTCTGAAACAACCGATGAGTTTCCAGAAATCAGCTGTGACGCCAAGGACAGGCGcggggagaagggaacagagctGAAAAGGGCCACCGGGCCCCCATCTGAGGACAGCGCCTCCTGGGTTGACCCAGAAGGAGACACAGTGGACCCTCCTAGGACTATGGACGGTTCTCTGGGCGAAAGTCTCATGATGGCTTGTGGCTCTTTCACTCCTCCTCGTCCTGTTCAAATTCCTGATCCAGGACAGAGTGGAGGCTCCGACCGGGAGCAGGACCCTGAACCGGACGCCCCCACGGGAGACAGGGACGGCCAGCTGCCCCAGGGCATGGCTGCTCAGCACCCCGGGCTGCGTGGCTCCCACAGGCGTGGCCAGGACGCTGAGACCCGCCGCTGCTCTGGAAGCGGTgcctgtccctgccctgccctggacGAGGACTGCACTACCACCGAGGCAGGGAGCTGGCCGGGAAACGCGCTGGGCGGCTGCGGGGACGCCAGCTCGCCCTTGCCCTCGGAGCGCTGCTGGAAATCTCCTGCAGTTCCCAGCGGCTCTGAGGGGGGCGGCCCACGGTCGGGTGTGGACCCCAGGGGGAGCTCTTCTGGCGCATTGTCAGGGCCGACAAGGCAGGATGGCCTCGAGCCGCGCACCCTGCAGCCTGATGACCTGGAGAAACTGCTGGCAGGGGTGAGTCACGGCTGGCTGCTCCGGAGACTGGAGAACACGGGCGTTTTTAAGTCCAGCCGACTCCACCGGGCCTACG aTGCTCTTTTGTTGAAATATTCTAAGAAATCCGAACTGTGGACAGCCCAGGAAACTGCTGTATATTTGGGGGGCTACCTGAACGTGAAGAAGAAAGGCAGACAAAGAAATGCGATTTGGGTTCATTATCTTCATCAAGAAGAGACTCTGGGCAG GTATGTTGGGAAAGAGTACAAGGAACCAAAGGGGCTCTGGTGCCACTTTGCCGACGTGCAACGGCAGGTGACTGCGCAGCACTACGTCACAGAATTCAACAAGAGGCTGTACGAGCAGCAGATCCCAACACAGATATTCTACATCCCCTCTGTGGTACTGCTG attttagaggGCAAAACAATAAAGGGATGCATCAGTGTGGAGCCTTACATACTGGGAGAATTTGTTAAACTATCAAATAACACGAAAGTGGTGAAAACAGAATACAAAGCCACAGAATACGGCTTGGCCTACGGCCATTTTTCTTACGAGTTCTCCGGTCACAGAGATGTCGTGGTCGACTTACAAG GTTGGGTGACCGGTAATGGAAAAGGGCTCATCTACCTCACAGATCCCCAGATTCACTCTGTCGATCAGAAAGATGTCACCTCCAATTTTGGAAAAAGGGGGATTTTCTACTTCTTCAATAACCAGCACGTGGAAT GTACATGCACGACACAGCCTGGTCCCTGTGGGCTTAGGTGGCGTGTGGCTGGTTCTGGCCAGTGA
- the ALPK1 gene encoding alpha-protein kinase 1 isoform X1 — MRAVSDRELPSVPVFSLQGISTSLGILADIFVSMSEKDYEKFKSNPQVNLGLLSESEHRLLSAAEACKLAAACSPYTPLFVLTAMNIRGTCLLSYGSSNDCPPGRKSVYVCEAKEAFEIGLLTKRHDEPVTGKQELHSFLKAAFGLTIAHGRLHGDMEAVRTARQLCREAVGKLYAVRILAGRQNRDTLSREIMSLVAQVKGHLQVRSFSNFDDRSYVPASFRCGLEKPILHEPVDFQKVLETYSQHHTSVCEVFESTCENNTSKQKAASTGVCITALRTETKSIDTVGTQDNACFQRGPRTAENGQDTLKGAGRGTGTPPDTFGVSLDSGVETETAESPAHSSVTRAALDTCPTDSQTCSSRSRFSALRSPVSWEEGRDHAADRPPGNEPGEERPVAPRCPAALSEESETHGHSRVAGVLSSERQGLSLQVSAEGSLESPESHRHKPLPPTVPAERGLEDTPQLTSVGPTNSSACSRASLSPASQPSSASGQPKNMSTCALIQEEETSETTDEFPEISCDAKDRRGEKGTELKRATGPPSEDSASWVDPEGDTVDPPRTMDGSLGESLMMACGSFTPPRPVQIPDPGQSGGSDREQDPEPDAPTGDRDGQLPQGMAAQHPGLRGSHRRGQDAETRRCSGSGACPCPALDEDCTTTEAGSWPGNALGGCGDASSPLPSERCWKSPAVPSGSEGGGPRSGVDPRGSSSGALSGPTRQDGLEPRTLQPDDLEKLLAGVSHGWLLRRLENTGVFKSSRLHRAYDALLLKYSKKSELWTAQETAVYLGGYLNVKKKGRQRNAIWVHYLHQEETLGRYVGKEYKEPKGLWCHFADVQRQVTAQHYVTEFNKRLYEQQIPTQIFYIPSVVLLILEGKTIKGCISVEPYILGEFVKLSNNTKVVKTEYKATEYGLAYGHFSYEFSGHRDVVVDLQGWVTGNGKGLIYLTDPQIHSVDQKDVTSNFGKRGIFYFFNNQHVECNEICRRLSLTRPSIEKLNNP, encoded by the exons ATGAGAGCAGTGAGTGACCGTGAATTGCCGTCCGTGCCTGTGTTTTCCTTGCAGGGCATCTCTACGTCACTAGGGATCCTGGCAGACATCTTTGTTTCCATGAGTGAGAAGGATTACGAAAAGTTTAAAAGCAACCCACAGGTGAACTTG GGACTGCTGAGTGAGTCTGAGCACCGTTTACTGTCGGCCGCGGAGGCCTGCAAGCTGGCAGCTGCCTGCAGCCCCTACACGCCCCTCTTCGTGCTCACAGCCATG AATATCCGTGGCACGTGCCTGCTGTCGTATGGAAGTTCTAATGACTGTCCTCCAGGAAggaaaagtgtgtatgtgtgtgaggccAAAGAGGCCTTTGAAATTGGCCTCCTCACCAAGAGACACGACGAGCCAGTTACTGGAAAACAGGAGCTCCACAGTTTTCTCAAAGCTGCGTTCGGTCTCACTATAGCGCACGGAAGGCTCCATGGGGATATGGAGGCAGTCCGCACGGCCAGACAGCTGTGCAGGGAGGCCGTAGGGAAGCTGTACGCGGTCAGAATTCTGGCAGGACGGCAGAATAGAGACACCCTCTCTCGGGAGATCATGTCTCTGGTCGCCCAGGTGAAGGGTCATTTGCAGGTTCGAAGCTTTTCCAATTTCGATGACAGGTCCTATGTTCCAGCGAGCTTCAGGTGTGGGCTGGAAAAACCCATCTTGCATGAGCCAGTGGACTTCCAAAAAGTCCTTGAAACCTATTCACAGCACCATACTTCAGTGTGTGAAGTATTTGAAAGCACGTGTGAAAACAACACGAGTAAACAGAAAGCTGCAAGCACAGGGGTGTGTATCACTGCActaagaacagaaacaaaaagcataGATACTGTGGGAACCCAAGACAACGCATGTTTCCAGAGAGGCCCGAGAACAGCCGAGAACGGGCAGGACACACTGAAGGGGGCCGGAAGGGGAACTGGCACCCCCCCTGACACTTTCGGGGTATCCTTGGATAGCGGGGTGGAGACGGAGACCGCCGAGTCGCCAGCCCACAGCAGTGTGACCCGGGCTGCTCTGGACACGTGCCCAACTGACAGCCAGACCTGCAGTTCTCGGAGCAGGTTCTCAGCGCTCCGCTCTCCCGTGAGCTGGGAGGAAGGGCGTGATCACGCCGCTGACAGGCCCCCGGGAAACGAGCCTGGGGAGGAACGGCCTGTGGCCCCTAGGTGCCCTGCTGCCCTGTCTGAAGAGTCAGAGACCCACGGGCACAGCAGAGTGGCAGGCGTACTGTCTTCTGAGCGCCAGGGTCTCTCTTTGCAGGTGTCCGCCGAGGGCAGTTTAGAGTCTCCTGAGAGTCACCGCCACAAGCCCCTGCCCCCAACCGTCCCTGCTGAAAGAGGGCTGGAGGACACGCCCCAACTCACAAGTGTGGGACCCACAAATTCTTCCGCTTGCTCCAGAGCCTCACTGAGTCCTGCTTCCCAGCCCTCTTCTGCTTCTGGTCAGCCCAAGAACATGTCCACATGTGCTTTGATCCAAGAAGAGGAAACCTCTGAAACAACCGATGAGTTTCCAGAAATCAGCTGTGACGCCAAGGACAGGCGcggggagaagggaacagagctGAAAAGGGCCACCGGGCCCCCATCTGAGGACAGCGCCTCCTGGGTTGACCCAGAAGGAGACACAGTGGACCCTCCTAGGACTATGGACGGTTCTCTGGGCGAAAGTCTCATGATGGCTTGTGGCTCTTTCACTCCTCCTCGTCCTGTTCAAATTCCTGATCCAGGACAGAGTGGAGGCTCCGACCGGGAGCAGGACCCTGAACCGGACGCCCCCACGGGAGACAGGGACGGCCAGCTGCCCCAGGGCATGGCTGCTCAGCACCCCGGGCTGCGTGGCTCCCACAGGCGTGGCCAGGACGCTGAGACCCGCCGCTGCTCTGGAAGCGGTgcctgtccctgccctgccctggacGAGGACTGCACTACCACCGAGGCAGGGAGCTGGCCGGGAAACGCGCTGGGCGGCTGCGGGGACGCCAGCTCGCCCTTGCCCTCGGAGCGCTGCTGGAAATCTCCTGCAGTTCCCAGCGGCTCTGAGGGGGGCGGCCCACGGTCGGGTGTGGACCCCAGGGGGAGCTCTTCTGGCGCATTGTCAGGGCCGACAAGGCAGGATGGCCTCGAGCCGCGCACCCTGCAGCCTGATGACCTGGAGAAACTGCTGGCAGGGGTGAGTCACGGCTGGCTGCTCCGGAGACTGGAGAACACGGGCGTTTTTAAGTCCAGCCGACTCCACCGGGCCTACG aTGCTCTTTTGTTGAAATATTCTAAGAAATCCGAACTGTGGACAGCCCAGGAAACTGCTGTATATTTGGGGGGCTACCTGAACGTGAAGAAGAAAGGCAGACAAAGAAATGCGATTTGGGTTCATTATCTTCATCAAGAAGAGACTCTGGGCAG GTATGTTGGGAAAGAGTACAAGGAACCAAAGGGGCTCTGGTGCCACTTTGCCGACGTGCAACGGCAGGTGACTGCGCAGCACTACGTCACAGAATTCAACAAGAGGCTGTACGAGCAGCAGATCCCAACACAGATATTCTACATCCCCTCTGTGGTACTGCTG attttagaggGCAAAACAATAAAGGGATGCATCAGTGTGGAGCCTTACATACTGGGAGAATTTGTTAAACTATCAAATAACACGAAAGTGGTGAAAACAGAATACAAAGCCACAGAATACGGCTTGGCCTACGGCCATTTTTCTTACGAGTTCTCCGGTCACAGAGATGTCGTGGTCGACTTACAAG GTTGGGTGACCGGTAATGGAAAAGGGCTCATCTACCTCACAGATCCCCAGATTCACTCTGTCGATCAGAAAGATGTCACCTCCAATTTTGGAAAAAGGGGGATTTTCTACTTCTTCAATAACCAGCACGTGGAATGTAATGAAATATGCCGTCGTCTTTCTCTGACAAGACCTTCGATTGAGAAACTAAATAACCCATAA
- the NEUROG2 gene encoding neurogenin-2 — MFIKSEALEVKEDGEVLVLLGAASPGAAALTPLSSSGDEDEEERAASGGARRPRGAGPGARLPGLGPECRRRPSRVRAVPRSTRAAETAQRLQKSRRLKANNRERNRMHNLNAALDALRDVLPTFPEDAKLTKIETLRFAHNYIWALTETLRLADHCAGAGLPGPLRPEAALLSPVGALGSVADSLSPVSTCSCTGSPAPSASTSPYSCAFSPASPTGSDGDCWPPAAPDQRHCAPRCPVPRDCM; from the coding sequence ATGTTCATCAAATCCGAGGCCCTGGAAGTAAAGGAGGACGGGgaggtgctggtgctgctgggcGCGGCCTCCCCCGGCGCGGCGGCGCTCACCCCGCTGTCGTCCAGCGGCGACGAGGACGAGGAGGAGCGGGCCGCGTCGGGCGGGGCGCGTCGGCCGCGCGGGGCCGGGCCTGGGGCACGGCTGCCGGGCCTGGGGCCCGAGTGCCGGCGGCGCCCCTCCCGGGTGCGGGCTGTCCCCCGCAGCACCAGGGCCGCCGAAACGGCGCAGCGCCTGCAGAAGAGCCGGCGGCTGAAGGCGAATAACCGCGAGCGCAACCGCATGCACAACCTGAACGCGGCGCTGGACGCGCTGCGCGACGTGCTGCCCACGTTCCCCGAGGACGCCAAGCTCACGAAGATCGAGACCCTACGTTTCGCGCACAACTACATCTGGGCGCTCACGGAAACCCTGCGCCTGGCCGACCACTGCGCGGGCGCCGGCCTGCCGGGCCCGCTGCGCCCCGAGGCCGCGCTGCTGAGCCCTGTTGGCGCGCTGGGTAGCGTGGCCGACAGCCTGTCTCCCGTGTCCACCTGCAGTTGCACTGGCAGCCCCGCGCCGTCCGCGTCCACGTCCCCCTACAGCTGCGCCTTCTCCCCCGCCAGCCCCACGGGCTCGGACGGGGACTGCTGGCCGCCGGCGGCCCCAGACCAGCGCCACTGCGCTCCTCGCTGCCCAGTGCCCAGGGACTGCATGTAG